From Afipia carboxidovorans OM5, one genomic window encodes:
- the grpE gene encoding nucleotide exchange factor GrpE: MTDNDGQKDFSEAAAENAGSKPGEPRVSKPYIMPDDPEETPSEALVKEAAEAKDRMLRTLAEMENLRKRTQREVADARAYGIAGFARDVLEIADNLQRALDAVPAEARAAADPGLTALIEGVELTERSLHRALEKNGVKKLDAAGEKFDPNIHQAMFEVPDNSVPPGTVVQVIQTGYMIGDRVLRPALVGVSKAEPKPAA; the protein is encoded by the coding sequence ATGACCGACAACGACGGCCAGAAGGATTTTTCTGAAGCGGCGGCAGAAAATGCGGGCAGCAAGCCCGGTGAGCCGCGCGTGTCGAAGCCCTACATCATGCCCGACGACCCGGAGGAGACCCCCTCCGAAGCGCTCGTCAAGGAAGCGGCGGAAGCCAAGGACCGCATGCTGCGCACGCTGGCGGAGATGGAAAATCTGCGCAAGCGCACCCAGCGCGAGGTGGCTGATGCACGTGCTTATGGCATTGCGGGCTTTGCGCGCGACGTTCTGGAAATCGCCGACAATCTGCAGCGCGCGCTCGATGCCGTGCCTGCGGAGGCGCGGGCCGCGGCCGACCCCGGTCTCACCGCGTTGATTGAGGGTGTTGAGCTCACCGAGCGTTCACTGCATCGCGCGCTTGAGAAGAATGGCGTGAAGAAGCTCGATGCCGCGGGCGAGAAGTTCGATCCGAACATCCATCAGGCGATGTTCGAGGTGCCTGACAATTCGGTGCCGCCCGGCACCGTCGTGCAGGTGATCCAGACCGGCTACATGATCGGAGATCGCGTGCTGCGCCCGGCGCTTGTCGGCGTATCCAAGGCGGAACCGAAGCCCGCCGCCTGA
- the hrcA gene encoding heat-inducible transcriptional repressor HrcA, with protein sequence MSHHDPKEALITPGAALSQLNERSRDIFRQIVENYLATGEPVGSRNISRMISVPLSPASVRNVMADLEQLGLIYAPHTSAGRLPTELGLRFFVDALMQVGDLTEDERQSIQAQLAAIGKQQSIEATLSDAMMRLSGLTRAAAVVLTGKSNPRLKHIEFVRLEPEQALVVLVSEDGQIENRVLALPPGVPSSALIEASNFLNSRIRGRTLSEVRGELEAALAQRRSELDQLTQKIIAAGVASWSGGSSDERRLIVRGHANLLEDLHAMEDLERVRLLFDDLETKKGVADLLGLAEQGEGVRIFIGSENKLFSLSGSSTITAPYRDSSGRIVGVLGVIGPTRLNYARVIPMVDYAARIVSQMLGK encoded by the coding sequence TTGTCGCACCACGACCCGAAAGAGGCGCTGATTACGCCCGGCGCCGCGCTGTCGCAGCTCAATGAGCGCTCCCGCGACATTTTTAGGCAAATCGTCGAGAACTATCTCGCAACCGGCGAGCCGGTCGGCTCGCGCAATATCTCGCGGATGATTTCGGTGCCACTGTCGCCGGCGTCCGTGCGTAACGTGATGGCCGATCTCGAACAGCTTGGCCTGATCTATGCGCCACATACCTCGGCCGGCCGGTTGCCGACCGAACTCGGTTTGCGCTTTTTCGTCGATGCGCTGATGCAGGTCGGCGATCTGACGGAAGACGAGCGGCAGTCGATCCAGGCGCAGCTCGCCGCGATCGGCAAGCAGCAGTCGATCGAGGCGACGCTCAGCGATGCGATGATGCGGCTCTCGGGCCTCACGCGCGCCGCCGCAGTGGTGCTGACGGGAAAATCCAATCCACGGCTCAAGCATATCGAATTCGTGCGGCTCGAGCCCGAGCAGGCGCTCGTCGTGCTCGTGTCCGAAGACGGGCAGATCGAGAACCGCGTCCTCGCATTGCCGCCTGGCGTTCCGTCGTCGGCGCTCATCGAGGCCTCGAACTTCCTCAATTCGCGGATTCGCGGCCGCACCTTGAGCGAGGTGCGCGGCGAGCTTGAAGCTGCACTGGCGCAACGCCGCAGTGAACTCGATCAGTTGACGCAGAAGATCATCGCGGCCGGTGTCGCCTCCTGGTCCGGCGGGTCGAGTGACGAACGGCGATTGATTGTGCGCGGCCACGCAAATCTCTTGGAGGACCTTCACGCGATGGAGGATCTGGAGCGCGTGCGGCTTCTGTTCGACGATCTCGAAACAAAGAAGGGCGTCGCCGATCTGCTGGGTCTGGCCGAGCAGGGCGAGGGCGTGCGGATTTTCATCGGCTCGGAGAACAAGCTGTTCTCACTGTCGGGTTCCTCAACCATCACCGCGCCCTATCGCGACAGCTCGGGCCGCATCGTCGGCGTGCTCGGCGTGATCGGGCCGACGCGGCTCAATTATGCGCGCGTGATCCCGATGGTGGACTACGCCGCGCGGATCGTGAGCCAGATGCTCGGCAAGTAA
- the rph gene encoding ribonuclease PH, producing the protein MRPSGRAPNELRPVSLERGVVKYAEGSCMVKFGDTRVLVTATLEERLPPWLKGQGRGWVTAEYGMLPRATHERVRREASAGKQSGRTVEIQRLIGRSLRTTVDLVALGERQITIDCDVIQADGGTRTASITGAWVALADCLQWMKARNMLKNDNVLRDNVAAISCGIYNGTPVLDLDYAEDSEAETDANFVMTGDGRLVEVQGTAERTPFSQEEFLQLMALAQNGIGRLVELQKIAMA; encoded by the coding sequence ATGCGTCCCAGCGGCCGCGCGCCCAACGAACTGCGCCCCGTCTCGCTCGAACGCGGCGTGGTGAAATACGCCGAAGGTTCCTGCATGGTGAAATTCGGCGACACCCGCGTGCTCGTCACCGCGACGCTGGAGGAGCGGCTGCCGCCGTGGCTCAAGGGTCAGGGCCGCGGCTGGGTCACTGCCGAATACGGCATGCTGCCCCGCGCCACCCATGAACGCGTCCGCCGCGAGGCCTCCGCCGGCAAGCAGAGCGGCCGCACCGTGGAAATCCAGCGCCTGATCGGCCGCTCGCTGCGCACCACCGTCGATCTCGTGGCCCTCGGCGAACGCCAGATCACCATCGACTGCGACGTGATCCAGGCTGATGGCGGCACCCGCACAGCGTCGATCACCGGCGCATGGGTTGCGCTCGCCGACTGCCTGCAATGGATGAAGGCACGCAACATGCTGAAAAACGACAACGTGCTGCGCGACAATGTCGCCGCCATATCCTGCGGCATCTATAACGGCACGCCGGTACTCGATCTCGATTACGCCGAGGATTCAGAAGCCGAGACCGATGCGAACTTCGTCATGACCGGCGACGGCCGCCTCGTCGAGGTGCAGGGCACCGCCGAGCGCACGCCGTTCTCGCAGGAGGAATTTCTGCAGCTGATGGCACTCGCGCAAAACGGCATCGGCCGTCTGGTCGAATTGCAAAAGATCGCGATGGCGTAA
- the rdgB gene encoding RdgB/HAM1 family non-canonical purine NTP pyrophosphatase, with protein MSNHRHITGRLVIATHNPGKLAEMRELLAPYGIEAVSAAELNLDEPEETGTTFAANARIKATAAANATGLPAFADDSGLCVDALEGQPGIYSARWAGPSKDFMAAMTQIERLLQERDATEPAQRKAHFVSALCVAWPDGHVEEVEERVDGQMVWPPRGTAGFGYDPAFLPDGHGRTFGEMTSIEKHGLPPHGMGLSHRAKAFVKLAEICLAR; from the coding sequence ATGTCCAACCACCGCCACATCACCGGTCGCCTCGTAATCGCGACTCACAATCCCGGCAAGCTCGCCGAGATGCGTGAGCTGCTGGCGCCTTACGGCATCGAGGCGGTGTCGGCGGCTGAACTCAATCTCGATGAGCCCGAGGAAACCGGCACGACGTTTGCCGCCAACGCACGCATCAAGGCCACGGCCGCAGCAAACGCAACGGGCCTGCCGGCCTTCGCCGACGATTCCGGCCTGTGCGTCGATGCGCTCGAAGGTCAGCCGGGAATCTATTCGGCACGATGGGCCGGGCCGTCGAAGGATTTCATGGCGGCGATGACGCAGATCGAGCGGCTGCTGCAGGAGCGCGACGCGACCGAGCCCGCGCAGCGCAAGGCGCATTTCGTCTCCGCGCTGTGCGTCGCATGGCCCGACGGGCATGTGGAGGAAGTGGAAGAGCGCGTCGACGGCCAGATGGTGTGGCCGCCGCGCGGCACGGCTGGCTTTGGCTACGATCCCGCTTTCCTCCCCGATGGGCACGGGCGTACCTTCGGTGAAATGACAAGTATCGAGAAGCACGGCCTGCCGCCGCACGGCATGGGCCTGTCGCATCGCGCGAAGGCTTTCGTGAAGCTCGCGGAGATCTGCCTTGCGCGCTGA
- the hemW gene encoding radical SAM family heme chaperone HemW gives MRADAHNAFGVYVHWPFCLSKCPYCDFNSHVRHAAIDEERFARAFVREIATTAARAPDRTVTSIFLGGGTPSLMKPQTVATILDAIAQHWSVDKSVEVTLEANPTSVEATRFAGYRAAGVNRVSLGVQALDDQSLKALGRLHTAREALDAVAIARRAFKRYSFDLIYARPDQGVQAWAGELHRAIAEAAEHLSLYQLTIEEGTPFFGLHRAGKLKTPNEDLARALYDVTQEICAANNLPAYEISNHARPGAECRHNLVYWRGQEYAGIGPGAHGRLDIDGIRHAIATEKRPEVWLSRVEEEGHGLITDDLLDSEQRADEFLLMGLRLAEGIDPQRYETLAGRPLDPHRIAALKNDGAIVMDINGRLRVTQAGFPLLDAVVADLAA, from the coding sequence TTGCGCGCTGACGCCCACAATGCTTTCGGCGTTTATGTGCACTGGCCCTTCTGCCTGTCTAAGTGCCCGTATTGCGACTTCAACAGCCACGTCCGCCACGCCGCGATTGATGAAGAACGGTTTGCCCGCGCCTTTGTGCGCGAGATCGCAACCACTGCGGCTCGCGCGCCGGACCGCACCGTCACCTCGATCTTTCTCGGCGGCGGCACGCCGTCCTTGATGAAGCCGCAGACGGTCGCCACGATCCTCGACGCCATCGCGCAGCACTGGAGCGTCGATAAGAGCGTTGAGGTCACGCTCGAGGCCAACCCGACGAGCGTCGAGGCGACGCGCTTTGCCGGCTATCGCGCAGCGGGCGTCAACCGCGTCTCGCTCGGCGTGCAGGCGCTCGACGATCAATCGCTGAAAGCGCTGGGACGCTTGCACACCGCGCGTGAAGCCCTTGATGCGGTGGCGATCGCACGCCGCGCGTTCAAGCGCTATTCGTTCGACCTCATCTACGCACGCCCGGACCAGGGCGTGCAGGCATGGGCGGGCGAGCTTCATCGCGCCATCGCGGAAGCAGCCGAGCATCTGTCGCTCTATCAGCTCACCATCGAGGAAGGCACGCCGTTCTTCGGCCTGCACCGCGCCGGCAAGTTGAAGACGCCGAACGAAGACCTTGCGCGCGCGCTCTATGACGTCACGCAGGAAATCTGCGCGGCGAACAATCTTCCCGCTTACGAGATTTCCAATCACGCCCGGCCGGGCGCGGAATGCCGCCACAACCTCGTCTACTGGCGCGGGCAGGAATATGCCGGTATCGGGCCCGGCGCGCACGGGCGGCTCGACATCGACGGCATTCGCCATGCGATCGCGACCGAGAAGCGGCCGGAGGTTTGGCTGTCGCGCGTCGAAGAAGAAGGCCACGGCCTCATCACCGATGACCTGCTCGATAGCGAGCAGCGCGCCGACGAGTTTCTGCTAATGGGCCTGCGGCTCGCCGAGGGTATCGACCCGCAGCGCTATGAAACGCTCGCCGGACGCCCGCTCGATCCGCATCGCATTGCTGCATTGAAGAACGACGGCGCGATCGTGATGGATATCAATGGCCGGCTGCGGGTGACGCAGGCAGGCTTCCCGCTGCTCGACGCCGTGGTCGCCGACCTCGCGGCGTAA